TGAATGTTAACAAAAAGATTCCTAAAGTGACATATCATTTCGATTTACCTCAGTTCTTAAACTTGTTGTAGAACTCTTGGTGGAAATCAACCCAGTCTTCGATCCATTTGGTTCCTGGAGCCAAGAAAGTAGTTCTCAAATGGTAAGTACCTGGCTCCTGGCCAAAACCGGAACCAGGCACGGTACAGATACCAGTCTTCTCCAACAATGACTTACAATAAAATTCATCTGGGCTCATGTCCTGGTGAAGGGCCTCTTGGATAGCCTTGTAAGGTAGCTCAAGTTTTGGGAACAAGTACATGGCACCTTGTGGCTTTTGACAAGAGATACCATCTAATTTGACAAAAGCGTCGTGCAATAGAGTAGCTCTCTTGTGCAATTCCTTGTGAATGTTTCTACGTTCTTCTTGATCCTGTTCGTAAGATTCTTCGCCCTTCTGAGGAGGACAAACCATTAAATCAACAAGGGCTTGACCTGTCACCACTGGACACAAGGAGATAGAAGCCAATTTTAGGACTACTTGTCTGATATCGTGAGTGAAACCAACTAGTTCCATGTAACCACCTCTTTGGCCACACTCACCGGAGACACCCTTAGAGGTGGAATGTAAGGAGGCCAATTGGACGTTGTCGTAGAGGCCTGGTTGTTTCATTTGCAGTTGTCTCAAGACTTTCTTCATTGAATGGAACTTTACGTCTTCGAAGACGTTTTCCTGGTAGACTTCATCTGCGATGACGATTATACCGTACTTGGCGGCCAATGTGAATATCTGTTCGATAGCCTCTTCGGATAGCACGGCACCTGTAGGGTTACCTGGGTTGATAACTACAAGAACGCTTGGTTTGATGTTGTTCTCGATGGAGTCTAAGATGATGGACTCTAGTTCCTCAGGGTCGGTGGACCAGCCTGTTTCTTCGTTCAGGTAGTATGGCAGGGCGTGAGAGTTTTGCAGGGCCAGAGTGGCTGTGTAAAGTGGATACTGTGGGATTGGGATCAGCACACCTGTCTCCTCGCCTCTGCAGAAGATGGACAGCAAGTAGTCTACGGCGCTAGAAGCACCCGCGGTCAAGAATATGTCTTCGGGGTAAGCAATGATACCGTCGTCCCTGTTTGTGATGAAGTCAGCGACGGTTTTCCTGATGCCGAGGACACCCTGTGAAGAGGAGTAAGCACCGACGGACCCGCCAATGTCGTCCAGGAGCCTCTTGGCTCTGTCGATGGCGTCTTGCTTGATCATGGTCTGGGGATTGTTCTCCAGCGTGGGGATCAGCTCAGGGTACTGCAGCAGGGACAATACCTGTCTGTAGAAGCTCAGTGGCTTCTGTTTCAGCTGCTGTGGGTTACCGATGTTGGCGTTAATAATGTCGTTGAAGGGCAAAGAGTGCGGGTTTTCCATCAGCTGTGTTTTCAGCTCCTCGGCACGCATAGGGATGGCACCGCGCACAGCGTACTTGGCGTTCAGGACGCACTCGTTCACGTCTTTCAAAGTAGCTTGCTCGGCAGGCAAGAAAGGCAGGTTGTTGTGGCTATGGTGGTGTATTTCCGTGTTTAGGAAAGACGACCTCAGCGAGGAAGACGAAGCAGAGGAGTGGAATCTCAAGTTGGGACTTGAGTTCATGGAGCGAGGCAGGTGGGTCAGGTAAGGTCTATCGGACTCCAAGTGGGCGAGCCTCTTCTTAGTCTGGAATATCGAACTCGAGTGAGAACGACGGCATTGTGGTGGTATAGCATGTGGCATTTTCGATAGTGATTTCGATGTAGTACTACGTAACATGGTGAATATCTTTTTAGCGCGCAAATCCTTGGTGTCTTGGCAATTGCAACGTCTTATATATAGGAACCTTTAAAACTATTTATTGTGAGCCATTTTATTTCTGGCGAGAACAAATTTTTATCACCCGGACGCGAGAGGGGGGGGTGGGAATATAAGTTCAGTCACACATCAAAGTATTGGATTGGATGACCTTTGCATTGCAACCTTACAACCATATGGTAAACACTTGGTTGTGCAGATGTGCAGTTGTACAGCTTGTGCAGTTTGTGCAATTGTGCCGTTGTGTGTAGTGCAACTGAGCTGGGTTAAGGATTTTACAGCCTTGTATCCCTGAACTAGAAAACAATGGATACGTCATAGAGGGGGGCTATAACTTGTGACATGCGATAACAGTCGAGTGTATGTTAGTTGTAACTACCATGATGCCAGGAATTGAGGGATGTTGGGAAGAGGACCCTTTATTGCGGGGGTGTTGCTGAAGGGGGGGGTCTGCCATCAAATGACGTAATTTTCCGAAGGGGGGGCTCTCTCGAggtgaaaaaataaagctGAAATTAGAGATTATAACTTGCGATGCGGTTGCGATGCCCTATGTCTTTGCAGGTGGGACAAAGAGAGCACGGAACCGGTGATGGACTATTACGGGTTGCTTGGTGTGGGGCAGGACGCGAGTCAGGACGAGATCAAGCGGGCGTATAGGAAGCTGGCACTGAGGCACCATCCCGACAAGGCGCGAGGGAATGAAGGTGGCGAAGATAGCAGCGATGATCTGCCGGATGTTGATTTCAAAGAGGTTACCGCTGCTTACCAGGTGCTTAGTGATGCTTCGCTGCGGGCTGAGTAC
This window of the Nakaseomyces glabratus chromosome L, complete sequence genome carries:
- the ALT1 gene encoding alanine transaminase ALT1 (CAGL0L12254g~Ortholog(s) have L-alanine:2-oxoglutarate aminotransferase activity, role in alanine biosynthetic process, alanine catabolic process, cellular response to drug, chronological cell aging and cytosol, mitochondrion, nucleus localization) yields the protein MLRSTTSKSLSKMPHAIPPQCRRSHSSSIFQTKKRLAHLESDRPYLTHLPRSMNSSPNLRFHSSASSSSLRSSFLNTEIHHHSHNNLPFLPAEQATLKDVNECVLNAKYAVRGAIPMRAEELKTQLMENPHSLPFNDIINANIGNPQQLKQKPLSFYRQVLSLLQYPELIPTLENNPQTMIKQDAIDRAKRLLDDIGGSVGAYSSSQGVLGIRKTVADFITNRDDGIIAYPEDIFLTAGASSAVDYLLSIFCRGEETGVLIPIPQYPLYTATLALQNSHALPYYLNEETGWSTDPEELESIILDSIENNIKPSVLVVINPGNPTGAVLSEEAIEQIFTLAAKYGIIVIADEVYQENVFEDVKFHSMKKVLRQLQMKQPGLYDNVQLASLHSTSKGVSGECGQRGGYMELVGFTHDIRQVVLKLASISLCPVVTGQALVDLMVCPPQKGEESYEQDQEERRNIHKELHKRATLLHDAFVKLDGISCQKPQGAMYLFPKLELPYKAIQEALHQDMSPDEFYCKSLLEKTGICTVPGSGFGQEPGTYHLRTTFLAPGTKWIEDWVDFHQEFYNKFKN